Within the Acidimicrobiia bacterium genome, the region GGCGACCGCGCCTCGAGCACGAAGCGACGGCGATGGCCGCCGCGCGCCAGACCGGCGTGTCGGTCCCGCGGGTGCACGAGATCGTCGTTCTCGACGGTCGCCCGGGGATGATCATGGAACGGGTGGAGGGCACCGACCTGCTCACCGACCTGGCACGGCGCCCGTGGCGGTTCGCGAGGCGGGCCCGCCAGCTCGGCCGCCTCGAGGCCCAGCTGCACGCCGTCGTCGCACCGGGCGGCCTCCCCGACCTGCGCGCCCTGCTCCGCGAGCGGATCGAGTGGGCGCCGCGCCTGCCGGCCCGGTTGCGGGCATCGGCGCTCGACGTGCTGGCCGAGCTCCCCGACGGCGACCACCTCTGCCACGGCGACTTCCACCCCGGCAACGTCATCGTCGGCCGAAGTGGCCTCGTCATCATCGACTGGACGAACGTCGCTCACGGCGACCCGATCGGCGACCTGGCCCGAACGATGCTCCTGCTCCGCGTGGCTGAGCGCCCGGCGCTCTCCGCCCTCGCGCGGGCCCTCGACCGGTTCGGGCGCGGCCAGTTCCGCCGCGCCTGGCTCCGCGCCTACCGACACCACCGCCCGGTCGATCCCCAACGGTTCGAGCGATGGGAGACCGTGAACGCGGCCGCCCGCCTGGCGGAGGGCCTCCACGAGGAGGTCCCGGTGCTCGTCGAGCTGCTGGAGGCCAGGCTGGCCTGACCGCGGCCGAACCGGGTCAGGGCGCGGACCCGGCCACGTCGACGACGTGCGCGTCCGTGCGAGCGGCCAGGACCCGGCGCGATCGCCGCGCAGGCGCGGAGCGCGTGGGCCCTCGAGCTGACCGTCCGACGCCAAGTCGCATCGTCGGTGGTGGAGGCGCGCCGCCCCGCCCGAACCGCTCGCCTCGCCGCGACAAGGGTCGCGTCGGAGCGAGGCCCGGATCTCTCGACCCGACCCACGGAAGCAGGGCGTGTTCGCCTGGCAGCCGCCGGCGTCGTGGGGCAAGGTGTCGGCTCGACTCTTGAGAGGGCAATCGTGAAGGCGCTGGTGTTCCGCCACAATCTCGCTCGCGAGGCGCTCGGGTTCGTCGGCGGCCGCTTCACGCGCCGCGCGTACACGGCCCCCGGATCACCGACCGGCCTCCGGGACGTCCCTGAGCCCGAGCGGCCTGGAGACGACTGGGTCCTGTGCGACACCATCGTGAGCGGCATCTGCGGATCCGACACGAAGCAGATCTTCATGCACGGGGCGCTCGACAACCCGCTGACCGCGCTCCTGTCCTTCCCCCACGTGCTCGGCCATGAGGTCGTCGCCCGACGGCGAGACACGGGTGGGCGCGTGGTGCTGAACCCGTGGCTCTCCTGCGGGCCCCGGGGGATCGACCCGGTGTGCCCGGCCTGCGCCGACGGCCGGTTTCCGTGGTGCCGCAACTTCGATCGGGGCGCCCTGCCGGCCGGGCTCCACCTCGGCAACTGCGCGTCGGCCCCAGGCGCGCACGCCGAGCGGTTCTTCGCCCACGAAGGCCAGCTGTTCGACGTGCCCGACGGCATGGACGACGACACCGCCGTCCTCGCCGACCCGGCGAGCGTCTCACTCCGCACCATCCTCCTGGCGCCGCCGACACCACCGGGTCCGGTTCTCGTCTACGGCTGCGGGACCCTGGCCGCGGCCGCGGTGGCGCTGCTTCGACATCTCTACCCCGACGTCGAGGTGTGGGTCGTGAGCCGCCCCGGGCCCCGAGCCGCCCTCGTCGAGCGGATGGGCGCGCACGCCGTCCTGCCGTGCACGCCGGACGAACTCGTCCGCGAGGTCGCGCGCCGCGTCGGCACCGAAACTCGCGTGCCCTGGAGCAAGAAGCCGTGGCTCCAGGACGGCCCCACGGTCGTCTACGACACCGTCGGCAGCCCCGAGACCGTCGAGACCTCGTTACGCCTGCTCACGACCGGCGGCACGCTCGTCGTCAGTGGCGTCGAGACACCGAAACGGTTCGAGTGGACGCCCCTGTACTTCAAGGAGCTGCACGTCGTGGGCTCGAACGCGTTCGGGATCGAGGACGTTCACGGCGTCAAGCGCCACGCCTTCGAGCACTACTTCCACTTCGTCGGCGCGGGGTTGGACCTCACGCCCATGATCACCCACCGCTTCCCGCTCACCGACTGGCGGCGCGCCATCTCGACGATCGCCCGCCGGCGCCGCACCGGGGCGGTCAAGGTCCTGCTCGACCAGGGATAAGCGGGGCGTCGGCCCTCCGCCAGGCCGAGCTGGGACCGACGGGGGTCTCCACACGCCCCTCCGTCGGGGGACCAGCCCGAGCGCAGTGGCGGCCTTCTGCCTGCCGGGTGGGAGTGATCGCGTGCTCGCGGCGAGCGGGCGGTCGCCGGCCCGGGCGCCCGCGGTCCGCGCCGGACTGCGGAGCGACGGGCCCCGGACCACGGCCGCCTGGCGCTTGGTTCCCGCGTCTGGGCTTCGCGGTCACGGCTCGACCTTGACGCCGGTCTTGGATCAGCCGCGTCTCTTCCCCCAGCTGATCTGTCCCGAGGCCGTCTCCGTGAAGCGGTTCGTCTGCACGCCGTTCCCGAGCGCGATCCGGTGGATGTCGATGTGCAGCTTCCACTGACCCGTCGAGGCCTCGAACTTGCCGGTGCCGCCGGTGGCGTCGCAGGTCCAGTCCTCCTGGCCGTCGGGGATGGGCAGGATGCCGGTGCCGATGCACGCCCCGATGAGCGCGTCGCTGCTCGGATCGACGATCACCATGCTGGCGTGGACGGCCAGCGCCCTCGGACCCGGAAACTGGAGCCAGCCGGCCACGTGC harbors:
- a CDS encoding phosphotransferase; protein product: MAAAGDPRQKLGEGREAEIFAWDGGRALRLLRDPAGRPRLEHEATAMAAARQTGVSVPRVHEIVVLDGRPGMIMERVEGTDLLTDLARRPWRFARRARQLGRLEAQLHAVVAPGGLPDLRALLRERIEWAPRLPARLRASALDVLAELPDGDHLCHGDFHPGNVIVGRSGLVIIDWTNVAHGDPIGDLARTMLLLRVAERPALSALARALDRFGRGQFRRAWLRAYRHHRPVDPQRFERWETVNAAARLAEGLHEEVPVLVELLEARLA
- a CDS encoding zinc-binding dehydrogenase; protein product: MKALVFRHNLAREALGFVGGRFTRRAYTAPGSPTGLRDVPEPERPGDDWVLCDTIVSGICGSDTKQIFMHGALDNPLTALLSFPHVLGHEVVARRRDTGGRVVLNPWLSCGPRGIDPVCPACADGRFPWCRNFDRGALPAGLHLGNCASAPGAHAERFFAHEGQLFDVPDGMDDDTAVLADPASVSLRTILLAPPTPPGPVLVYGCGTLAAAAVALLRHLYPDVEVWVVSRPGPRAALVERMGAHAVLPCTPDELVREVARRVGTETRVPWSKKPWLQDGPTVVYDTVGSPETVETSLRLLTTGGTLVVSGVETPKRFEWTPLYFKELHVVGSNAFGIEDVHGVKRHAFEHYFHFVGAGLDLTPMITHRFPLTDWRRAISTIARRRRTGAVKVLLDQG